The nucleotide window AAGTGAATCACTTTGTCATTGTTTTTCATATAGAAATTCGTTTTCAATATCATAAAAAGAAGACAGCCAACTCGAAATGTAAAATGTATTAGAGACTACGAAATGCGAAATATAATCACGGTCAAGATCatattattcttaaatatacTGTCTTCAGGCGTGTGTGAAGGACTGGATAGGAGGTGtcagaaattgaaaaatgttcaGTGGGCTGATGTGTGCCGTGGAACTGTAACCAGCGAGATCAAACTCAAGTACAAAGATCAAATGACAAGCATTGGAACGCCCTTCAAAGTACTGTCCTCAAAGGAAGAAGCCCCGGGCTTACTGGTGACTTTCTATGattcatttttgttaaattgtaGAACGCTTCATATTGACAAGAATTCGGTGGCCACGTGTGCCAAAAAGGGCAACTATACGATAAAGCCTTCCAAGGTTTACTGTTTTGAGTATCCTCTATATTATGTAACTGAATTGATTGAAGTATGCTTTAACGCAACGTATTACAATACGGTCGTATTACCGGCTAGATTTATGGCACTGCACTATGCATACACGCCACCGCTTGAAGGGGGCAAAATTGCCTTAGATATAACTCCAAAGTGGCTGCTTTATATATTCGTCACTATGCTGGTGTGGGTgatgtaaacaaacttgacaataatatacatatatttacatatatatatatatacataaattaattaatgacataaaatatttatttgtgtgtgagATCGTTCGCAAATATACAGGGTATTTCCTATTCGGAATTTTAATTGTGGTATCAAGAAAGAAGAATGAGATCGCGAGTTGACGTTTTGGTTAAAAATGAACCCTTTAATCAAGCCGATTTTGATCGTCTTTAACTGTATAACCGAATATTGCTCAGTTGGCTTTTAAACTCTCCAAACAAGAGTTATTATGAATTAAGAagcttaaatttaagttttagatTCCTTCAGTTAAATTTCTACACCTTTCATTCAGTAAAGACTGCAACTTAGGATCTTAGTCGTATGAAAAATACGGAGGACAGACTGAAATTAAACTGCAAATATATATCTCATTTTCTCTTTAGCTCAAATATCTCCAacatactttttatatttttacaaagatGTCTGCAGATCTCTCTAATGAATGTGATAGATGATTTTACCTCAATGTGTATTCTTTAGGTTTCCAACTGTTCTTGGTTCTTGGAGTTTGCTCTCACTAGGTAGACTCGCCGATTGTGGGAGCAAAGTGAGGAGAAGGTACAGTTTGAATTGCCGATTTTTAACTTTCTTCAACGAAGTCAGCGGAGCGGAGGACAAAAGTATTTACTAAGTATTTAAAAAGGTGTTCCAGCCAGCATATGACGATACTACTCTAGTAGTCTCGAACATTTAAAGCATATTTTAGGGTCTATTTAccaaaaatctatatttatctTTCCCCAAAACCATTCTCAATCTTTGGATTCGGCTATATGGTGACAGATTTGGACCGACCAAGGTGCCTTAAACATGTTGCCAACCATCTTAAAtgtgaatccaaaaaagtcagCTCTAAACTTTACGACAACTTGGATCCTCAAGTAAAACACTTTGTCATTGCTTTTCATTTAGAAATTCGTTTTCAATATCATAAAAAGAAGACAGGCGAATTGAAATATACTATAAAATACTTTAGAGACGACGAAATGCGATATATAATTACGTTCTACAACATAATACTCTTAAATATGCTGTCTGCGGGGGCGCGTGAAGAACTGGATAAGAGTTGTCCGCAAGTGATAAATATTGAGTGGAATGATGTGTGCCATGGAACTATAACAAGCGAGATCAAGCTCAAGTACAAAGATCAAATGACAAGCATTGGAACGCCCTTCAAAGTACTGGTCTCAACGAGTATCCCGGGCTTCCTGGTGACTTTCTATGATTCATTTCTGTTAACTTGTACAACGCTTCGTATTGACAAGAATTTGGTGGCCACTTGTGCCAAAAACGGCAACTATACGATAAAGCCTTCCATGGTTTACTGTTTTAATTATTATCTATATTATGTAACTGAATTGATGGAAGTATGCTTTGACCCAGCAGATTACAATTTACTTGCAGTACCTTTTAAATTTGTGGCACTGCACTATGCCTACACGCCACCACTTGAAGGGGGGCCAATTGCCCTCGATATAACTCCGAAATGGCTGCTTTATGTAATCGTCGCTATGCTGGTGTGGGTGACTTgacaatcatatatgtatatatatatatgagtgtgtgtaaataaatcaatgaatcaaataaaaatattttgttgagtgtGTGAGATCACTCACAGGTATACAGGGTGTTCGCTATTCAGAATTTTAATTGTGGTTTCAATAATATATGAGAATGCGTTAGTACAAAATCACCTCACTTATGGTTAAAAATGCCGCCAAAAATAGGTTTTGATCGCCTTTAACTATATAACAAAAAGCTGCTTATTTGACTTTTAAACTCCTCAATCAGAAATTATAATAGTATAAGGAACTTGAATTTGAAGAAGTTAGGATCATAGTCTTATGAAATATAGCGGTCCAGGACGGACTAGAATTTCAAATCTATAATtcctttcttcttctttaacTCAAATACCTCAAAGACACTTTTTATGTGTTTACTAAGGTTTTGGCGTATCTCTCTAACGaattacttcaaaatataacaacagAAGTCACATGTTTAAACCACATTCCTCTGTTAAGTGTTACCCGCCTCCGTTGAAAAAGTACTTTTTCCGTAAATTTATATACCCATACCCACATTGTTTGCTTCAAATCATTGACAAAAGTTCAGTTTCCAACACGAAATattcattttcttcattttttatttttttatttatgaagagCAGACCCAACGGCCAAATGAATAGTGGCATCGCATATTTCCTGCTTATTATTTGCTGTCTGTGCCAGCTGACACATACGGCAAAGCTCCGGGAAGGCTGTGAGTCTCTGCTGAACTCAACCTGGGTGAATGTGTGCAATGGAATTATAACGaaagatataaaaatcaaatacaaaGATCAATTGACCAAAGTCGGAACGCCTTACAAGATTATGAGCCAGGCAAAACATGATTATCTCATCACCTTCTTCAAGTCAGACATGCACGACTGCGCTATGATCG belongs to Zeugodacus cucurbitae isolate PBARC_wt_2022May chromosome 6, idZeuCucr1.2, whole genome shotgun sequence and includes:
- the LOC114805381 gene encoding uncharacterized protein LOC114805381, producing the protein MVTDLDRPRCLKHVANHLKCESKKVSSKLYDNLDPQVKHFVIAFHLEIRFQYHKKKTGELKYTIKYFRDDEMRYIITFYNIILLNMLSAGAREELDKSCPQVINIEWNDVCHGTITSEIKLKYKDQMTSIGTPFKVLVSTSIPGFLVTFYDSFLLTCTTLRIDKNLVATCAKNGNYTIKPSMVYCFNYYLYYVTELMEVCFDPADYNLLAVPFKFVALHYAYTPPLEGGPIALDITPKWLLYVIVAMLVWVT